One Schistocerca cancellata isolate TAMUIC-IGC-003103 chromosome 1, iqSchCanc2.1, whole genome shotgun sequence genomic region harbors:
- the LOC126091323 gene encoding eukaryotic peptide chain release factor subunit 1 isoform X2 produces the protein MSSSYNNTEESSSDRNVEIWKIKKLIKSLEMARGNGTSMISLIIPPKDQISRVSKMLADEFGTASNIKSRVNRLSVLGAITSVQHRLKLYTKVPPNGLVIYCGTIVTDEGKEKKVNIDFEPFKPINTSLYLCDNKFHTEALTALLADDNKFGFIVMDGNGALFGTLQGNTREVLHKFTVDLPKKHGRGGQSALRFARLRMEKRHNYVRKVAEVATTLFITNDKPNVAGIILAGSADFKTELSQSDMFDPRLQAKIIKLVDVSYGGENGFNQAIELAAESLQNVKFIQEKKLIGRYFDEISQDTGKYCFGVEDTLRALELGSVETLICWENLDIQRYVLKNHVTSEEKILHLTPEQEKDKTHFTDRESGVELELVECQPLLEWLANNYKSFGATLEIITDKSQEGSQFVRGFGGIGGILRYKVDFQSLQADEPLDDVDLDDY, from the exons ATGTCATCCTCTTACAACAATACCGAAGAAAGTTCTTCTGATCGCAACgtggaaatatggaaaataaagaagttaattaaaagtctggAGATGGCCAGAGG aaatggtaCCAGCATGATATCGCTCATAATACCACCAAAAGATCAAATATCGAGAGTAAGCAAGATGTTGGCTGATGAGTTCGGAACGGCATCGAACATTAAATCTAGAGTAAATAGATTGTCGGTGTTGGGCGCTATAACTTCCGTGCAACATAGATTAAAACTTTATACAAAAG TGCCACCAAATGGGCTGGTAATATATTGTGGAACAATAGTTACTgatgaaggcaaagagaagaaagtTAACATAGATTTTGAACCTTTCAAACCTATAAATACATCATTGTATTTATGTGACAATAAG TTTCACACAGAGGCCTTAACAGCTTtgcttgcagatgataataaatttgGTTTCATTGTTATGGATGGTAATGGAGCTTTATTTGGAACATTGCAAGGAAACACGAGAGAAGTTCTTCACAAGTTCACTGTAGATTTACCGAAAAAAcatg GAAGAGGTGGTCAGTCTGCACTTCGATTTGCAAGATTGAGAATGGAGAAGAGACATAATTATGTGCGCAAAGTTGCAGAGGTTGCAACAACTCTTTTTATAACGAATGATAAACCAAATGTAGCTGGAATAATATTGGCTGGCAGTGCAGATTTCAAGACTGAACTTAGTCAGTCAGATATGTTTGAccca AGACTTCAAGCAAAAATCATAAAACTAGTTGATGTTTCATATGGAGGAGAGAATGGATTTAATCAAGCAATTGAGTTAGCTGCTGAATCTCTTCAGAATGTGAAATTCATTCAGGAAAAGAAGCTTATTG GACGTTATTTTGATGAGATCAGTCAAGACACTGGAAAATATTGCTTTGGTGTTGAAGACACTTTAAGAGCGTTGGAGCTGGGGTCTGTAGAAACTCTGATCTGTTGGGAAAACCTAGATATTCAGAGATACGTGTTGAAAAACCATGTGACCTCAGAGGAGAAAATACTGCATTTAACTCCAGAACAAGAGAAAGACAAGACTCATTTCACTGACAGAGAG AGTGGAGTTGAACTTGAGTTAGTAGAATGCCAACCTCTTTTAGAATGGCTGGCAAACAATTATAAAAGTTTTGGTGCTACACTCGAAATTATAACGGACAAATCGCAGGAGGGTTCTCAGTTTGTCAGAGGATTTGGTGGCATAGGAG GAATTCTGCGCTACAAAGTTGACTTCCAGTCTCTTCAGGCAGATGAGCCTTTGGATGATGTCGACCTAGATGATTACTAA
- the LOC126091323 gene encoding eukaryotic peptide chain release factor subunit 1 isoform X1, translating to MSSSYNNTEESSSDRNVEIWKIKKLIKSLEMARGNGTSMISLIIPPKDQISRVSKMLADEFGTASNIKSRVNRLSVLGAITSVQHRLKLYTKVPPNGLVIYCGTIVTDEGKEKKVNIDFEPFKPINTSLYLCDNKFHTEALTALLADDNKFGFIVMDGNGALFGTLQGNTREVLHKFTVDLPKKHGRGGQSALRFARLRMEKRHNYVRKVAEVATTLFITNDKPNVAGIILAGSADFKTELSQSDMFDPRLQAKIIKLVDVSYGGENGFNQAIELAAESLQNVKFIQEKKLIGRYFDEISQDTGKYCFGVEDTLRALELGSVETLICWENLDIQRYVLKNHVTSEEKILHLTPEQEKDKTHFTDRESGVELELVECQPLLEWLANNYKSFGATLEIITDKSQEGSQFVRGFGGIGGLLRYKVDFQSMQCDELEDDLYDIDDY from the exons ATGTCATCCTCTTACAACAATACCGAAGAAAGTTCTTCTGATCGCAACgtggaaatatggaaaataaagaagttaattaaaagtctggAGATGGCCAGAGG aaatggtaCCAGCATGATATCGCTCATAATACCACCAAAAGATCAAATATCGAGAGTAAGCAAGATGTTGGCTGATGAGTTCGGAACGGCATCGAACATTAAATCTAGAGTAAATAGATTGTCGGTGTTGGGCGCTATAACTTCCGTGCAACATAGATTAAAACTTTATACAAAAG TGCCACCAAATGGGCTGGTAATATATTGTGGAACAATAGTTACTgatgaaggcaaagagaagaaagtTAACATAGATTTTGAACCTTTCAAACCTATAAATACATCATTGTATTTATGTGACAATAAG TTTCACACAGAGGCCTTAACAGCTTtgcttgcagatgataataaatttgGTTTCATTGTTATGGATGGTAATGGAGCTTTATTTGGAACATTGCAAGGAAACACGAGAGAAGTTCTTCACAAGTTCACTGTAGATTTACCGAAAAAAcatg GAAGAGGTGGTCAGTCTGCACTTCGATTTGCAAGATTGAGAATGGAGAAGAGACATAATTATGTGCGCAAAGTTGCAGAGGTTGCAACAACTCTTTTTATAACGAATGATAAACCAAATGTAGCTGGAATAATATTGGCTGGCAGTGCAGATTTCAAGACTGAACTTAGTCAGTCAGATATGTTTGAccca AGACTTCAAGCAAAAATCATAAAACTAGTTGATGTTTCATATGGAGGAGAGAATGGATTTAATCAAGCAATTGAGTTAGCTGCTGAATCTCTTCAGAATGTGAAATTCATTCAGGAAAAGAAGCTTATTG GACGTTATTTTGATGAGATCAGTCAAGACACTGGAAAATATTGCTTTGGTGTTGAAGACACTTTAAGAGCGTTGGAGCTGGGGTCTGTAGAAACTCTGATCTGTTGGGAAAACCTAGATATTCAGAGATACGTGTTGAAAAACCATGTGACCTCAGAGGAGAAAATACTGCATTTAACTCCAGAACAAGAGAAAGACAAGACTCATTTCACTGACAGAGAG AGTGGAGTTGAACTTGAGTTAGTAGAATGCCAACCTCTTTTAGAATGGCTGGCAAACAATTATAAAAGTTTTGGTGCTACACTCGAAATTATAACGGACAAATCGCAGGAGGGTTCTCAGTTTGTCAGAGGATTTGGTGGCATAGGAG GTTTACTTCGATACAAGGTAGACTTCCAAAGTATGCAGTGTGATGAGTTGGAAGATGATCTATATGACATTGATGACTACTAG